AGTAAAACTATAATTCTGACTATACATGGAGGACCAGGGGCATTTTCAGCTGCATTTAATACCGATTATATTAGTCATATACTAGAGCCCAAATATGCAATGGCATATTGGGATCAAAGAAATGCAGGCGCTTCTCAAGGAGGGAATAATATATCAGAATTAAAATTTGAGAATGTTGTTGAAGATTTAAAAAAAGTAATTCAAGTATTGCATTATCGATATGGAACGAATACAAAGATATTTATAATGTCACATAGTTATGGAGCTTCCATTGCTTCATCCTTTTTAACAAAATTAGACAACCAGGAGATGATTGACGGATGGATAAACATAGGAGGTTGTAATGATAATAAGAAATTACCACAATTTATTTTAGAACATTTATCCAAAACTTCTAAAGAACAGATTGCAATAGGAAACAAAGTTCCTGAATGGGAAGATATTCAAAAGTTTTGCTCAAACTGTGATGTCTCAGACCCTAATCAAAAAGATTTACTAAATGATCAAGCTAAAAAGGCAGAAAAATTAATGGGTGTCGAAAGTGATTTAGTGAAACTATTTATGAAATATGCAATCAAAGATGAATGGCCAATAATGGGGATTATGGCAAATGTACAAAGCAATGGAAATTATTCTCCATCTGTAAGTTTTACAGATGAAGAGTTAGCAAGAATAAAAACGCCTGCATTATTTATGTACGGAGATTATGACTTTACCTGCCCTTATCTTTTGGGTGAATATACTATTTCTAGACTATCAACTCCTGAAACAGAAAAGGAGATGTGTATTGTCAAAAATGCTGGACATGCTCTTTGGGAGCACCGTGAAGTTCTCTTTTGTGATAAAGTAATTGACTTCGTCGACAAATATAAATCGAAATAACATCATTATTTCACAGGATACTTATTTATAAATCACCGATTGAAATTCTTCATTGGTGATTTTATTTATACATAAGATTGCTTTCTCGAGTAACAATCAATTCAGAATAATAAACATATTCATCTAATAATGTAGTAATAAAGGACCTATAAGCAATAATATACTCGAGCAGATAAAGCCCAAGAACAACAATCTATGACCCCCCATTTAGAAGACACGAAGTATCTAAAAAAATAATCTCAAATGCTTAAGGAATGAAATGGCTTTAGTAAAAATACTATTCATTATCTTGATACTTTAAAATTACAATTCATTAAATAATTGTAATGTAAATAATCCGAATAAAAGTGAGAATACAATACTATATCACTAATTCGAATAGTCAGACGAATTTAATTATTAAAGATTTTAGTGGTTATTGTTAAATGGAGATTCTGAATCGCATTCGTGATGTTAATTCTAGTATAGACAAATTTAAATCTTTAATCCATGTGGAACAAAAGTCAACACCTTCTATTATATTATTCATCTGTAGCAGATAGATAAAGAAAAAGAATTATAACAACTTAAATATTTTAAGCAAATAGCTCGTCTACAATATTGATAAAACAAACGAGTTCTTTACGACTTAAACCTTCAAAGCAAGTCCCTAGTATCGTAATAACGAATGCGGATGACGAAACAACTTTTAGATACATTATTCTTTGGATACACAATATTTCTAAGATCTACAAAATATTTATCCATTGCCAATATCCATCAACCCATTTCAGAGAATCAGAGTATCCTAAACCAAATCCATGCCCTCCAACTTCAAAAACTTTCACCATATGGTCTATATCATTCTCTTTTAAGGAGGTAATATATCGTTTCGAGTTTTCTGGCAAAATACGTCTATCATCCTCAGTATACATCACAAAAGAGCGAGGTGTTTTCGGACCCACAAGATATTCAACTGAAATATTTCTAGCTTGCTCAGCATCAAAACTCTCACCGAGTAAGGCTTTTGTACATCCTACATCCCGACATGTGTCAGAAAGAGAAACTACGGAGTAACAGATACCCAAAGTAGAATAACAAAGACTTCCAAAACCATATGCCCTTCCGACATGATGAGCCACCATAGATGCAAAATGACCTCCTGCGGAGAAACCTATTATATGGAGATTCTTTTGTTCTATTCCACGATACAGAGGATCATAAAATAGCTTAGACTGAAGGGCATAAAATTGACTAAGCATTCTTTGATAGTCTCCATAATATATGGGGTATTGCACAACCACGGACATCGCACCACGATTACAAAGATCTACTGCAATATCCATTCCCTCTTTTATCATTGAGAGTTTAGAATAACCACCCCCAGGAAATATAAATATTACATCGGTTGTTGGATTATTGGGGTGATATATATAGAACTTAGCTTCTTCGATACGACCTCGAAGGATTCCATTCTGATCAAGAGATCTATCTTCTATTAACTCTGACTCACAAACACTCTTTTCTCCTGACTCTTGATATATGACAACATTCATTCTATAAAACTTTTTAACCAATATACTTGTTAAAATGAGCAAAAGCAACAAATATGCATATACTAATCACAGGAGCCACTGGATATATAGGAAAAAGATTAATCCCAATTCTACTTAAACAGGGGCATCACCTCATATGTACCTATAGACGTAAGGAAAAAATACTCGAGGAACATAATACAAAATCCATAGAATGGATACATTATGATTTTCTAGTAGATACCCCGAATAAAATAGAAGGTATTCAATGTGATATAGCTTACTTTTTGATTCATGCCATGTCTAGTAGGAACAAGGACTTTGGAGCCTTAGAGTTACAAATGGCACACAAATTTATTGATCTTGCATCTAAACTTTCAGTACAAAAAATTATATATCTAAGTGGTATCGTAAATAATGAGCAAGAGTTGTCTCCTCACTTTAAGTCCAGATATGCTGTTGAGAAATGTCTTAATCAAGGACCAATTCCAACAATCACACTACGAGCAGGTATTATTGTTGGATCAGGGAGTGCCTCATTTGAAATTATACGAGATCTAGTAGAAAAACTTCCTGTCATGGTAACACCAAGATGGTTGTATACAAAATGTCAACCTATTGCAATAAGAGACGTTCTGTATTATTTAACGAAGATAATAGATGTGTCCTTCGAAAAGTCGACATACTTCGATATTGGTGGACCAGAAATATTTACCTACAAACAAATGCTGCTACAATACGCAGAGGCAAGGAATTTAAACCGATATATCCTTACCTTACCTGTCATGACACCACGACTTTCGTCCTATTGGCTCTATTTTGTCACTTCAACGAGTTATAATCTAGCAGTGAATCTTGTTAAAAGCATGAAGATCGATGTAATCTGTAAAAAAAGAGATATCGAGAATATCGTTCCATTAAAACGTTTAAGTTACAAAGAGGCAATCGAAAGGGCATTATTCCATTTTGAAGAAGATGTTGTAATCTCTAAATGGAGTGATTCACATCTTCAATATAATATTGATAAAACGATACAAGCAGTTAAGAAAGATGAAGTATATGGAGGTTTTATACAACACTTTGTCAAAGAGATACCGGAAAAAGACATCGAATATATTCTGCATAGAATATGGTCTATTGGAGGAGAAAATGGATGGTATTATGGAACTCGATTATGGAAATTACGTGCTTTCTTTGATAAGTTAGTTGGGGGAGTGGGCTATAGAAAAAGAAATAATAAAACGAAGATCCAAGAGGGGGAAGCATTAGACTTTTGGAGGGTTGTAGAAGCTAGTAGATCTTTGAGACGATTAACACTTCTGGCAGAGATGAAACTTCCTGGAGAAGCCATTCTTAGACTTGGAATAACAAAAAGTGAGAACAGGTATTTTTTCGAACAAAATGCAATTTTCTATCCACATGGATTACTAGGAAGAATGTATTGGTGGATACTATACCCTATTCACATAATAATATTTAAAGGGATGGCAAAGAAACTCTGTAAAAACAAAAAAGTATATGAGTAGTATTATTTTCTCATATACTTTTAAGTTTGCCTATCAAACGGACTGAGCCTCGATAATATGCTCTAACTCAACTTCTACGAGAATATTACTTTGGAGTGCCTCTAACCTGACAATCACCTTGTGTTTGCCATTATGTCGTACCATTTCACCAATATATCCAACAAAAGGACCTTCTAACACTTCCACAGTACTCCCTAGCATTATTCGTTCGCTAGTCTGCTCTACCGACACACCAGTCTGTTCTAAAAAACATTTTAATGCATCAATATCACGTGATCTAATTTCAGCATCTTTCCCGTTATGTCGAACAAATGCAACGATATTGTTGCATTTTAATACTTCAAGACGTTCTTTTAAATCAGCTTTCACGAAAATATATCCACAAAGAACAGGGACTTCAACAATTTTCTTTCGATCACTCCACTGTCTCCACTCTTTTCTCAATGGGATATAGTTTTCTATACCCATTGAAGTCAATGCTTCCCCTACTTTCTTCTCAGAACGAGACCTAACATAGACAGCATACCACTTTTTCATTCCCAACATTCTAGATTATTTAATATTTGAGGTTAAAACAATAATCTTATGTAAATGCTGTTCAAATTATTCTTACGAATATGTAATATGTGAGTATTTCGTCTAATTTACATGAAACAATTACCCACAAAACTCCATAAATATCGGTTCAAAATAATGCTTTGCATTTACATGTATTAAAGAACGACTCAACAAATCAAATATTGTAGCCAAACAATTAATAAAAGTTGACATATTCAAATAAAAACGATTATTATCGATATAGCACAAAAATACATTCCCCTACAATCAACTATAAATCAGACTCCCTGCTTTTAATTACAGAAGGAATGACAAAAGTCTTAGGAGGTAAATCTTTTTTATCTATTAATTCTAGCAGGCGCTCAACTGCAATTTGCCCCATCTCCTCTCCTGGTTGTTTAACCGTAGAAAGTTTAGGAGTCAATACTGCACTAAATGGTTCGTCACTAAAACCATGAAGAGAAAAATCTTCAGGTACCGACATTCCTCTCTCTTGTGCCACTTGTAGAAAGCAGAGTGCTGTTGTATCATTAGAACAGTAAACTGCATCTGGCATATCTCCACGATTAAGGATATCTTCGGCTATTTTTCTTCCCGAATACAGGGTTAAATCACACTCGGTATACATCTGTTCATTCCACTCTAATCCACGATCATTTAAAGCCTCTTTAAAACCTTTAAGTCGATTTCTAAATACCAATATAGAAGTTGGACCATTTACAAAATATATTTTTTTATGTCCATTCTGAAGTAGTCTACTTGTAACTTTATATGAGGAAGCACGATCGTTTGTCACCACCCTATTCAAATTGATATCATCGGGGACACGATCAAAGAAAACCAATGGAATATTGTTCTTTATAAAAAGATCAAAATTATGTTCTCCTTTTGTCTCCAAAGAGGTCGAAATAAGCAAACCATCCACTCTTTGATTAAACATGGTAAGGACAGCCTTCTCCTCATCATCAGAAGATTCTCTACTTTGCGTGATCACGACAGAATAACCATGGTTATGTGCATGAAGCTCAATAGATGATATGATTGTAGCTAGAAAATGTCTATCGATACGAGGTACAATAACCCCTATTGTCTCGGTACGCTGTTTTCTTAAGTTAGATGCGACCACATTTAGTCGATATCCATTCTCTGCAGCAAATTGTTTCACTTTCTTACGAGTAGCCTCACTTATTCGTTTATCATTTTTCAATGCTCTCGAAACGGTGGATGCACTCACTTGAAGCGATTGGGCTATATCGTGTATAGTAATATGTCCTTTATGTCTAGCCATTAAATTAACTTTGATTATTGATCAGGTCTTGTATACAAAGTTAAGCCAAACATAAAGAACATGAAAATAAATGTTATACTAAAACAAATATACTAGTCCAATACCAACATTTACAGAAGAATTAAAAGCACTATATTCCTGCTCTCCTACCTGAACAACAGGACTTGCTGGCGTAATTTCATTAGGAACATAATTCTGCGAATAGGAAGATTGAACATTCGATCCAGACCAATCACAATTTATACGAAGCATCACATTATTCTTCAGCGGAACGTTATAAGCAACACCAAGAAGCGATGCAAAGCCTACTGTTTGATCTTTCTCTGAACTTTCAACATAGGTCATACCAGGCTTTCCTGGAACGTTAGGATTCGACATCTCATAGTCTGGAAGAAACCATATTTGTAACCCGATCATTGCATAGACATCAAAATAGGTGTCATAAATATTCCAACGATACTGTGCACCACCAAGTAGTGCTCCCGACAACCAATCATTCATATTGAAAGTAGTTTCAGAATCTTCTAAATCCAATCCCATTGGAGGATAAGACTGTGCAACAGCTCTTTCGTAAACAGATCTATTATCAATAGGATTGCTATTAAAACGAAGTTTCCCAACCCAACTGAACGAGCTATTAACTTCATAGAAGGCAGAGACATCTAAAAAAAATCCAGTCTCAGCATACCCTGATTTATCTTGGCTAATATCAGAAGAATTATAGTTACCTATAGGTATAGAACTTCCCATGGACAAACCAAAATTCCAATCACTCGATTGAGCATACGTTGAAAAAGAAGTAATCCCTAAGGCTAGAAAAAATAGAAATTTCTTTATCATAAATTTTTGATTTAATATATATTTCAAAACAACTATTATAGATAGAACTAATATACAATTATTTTTGTTGTTGAGTATTCTCCTTTCTCAACGACTTTTAACATGTATACTCCTTGTTTAAGAGTTATATGCTTTTCCACCTCTCCCGAGAGAAAAAACGATGCAACCTCTATCCCTAAGACATTAAAAATCTTAATTTGTTTTGTTGTCGCGGATAAAGATTCAATGATCGTACCACTTTCTGTTATTTTCACTCGAAAACTCTGTTCGACATCGGGTTTTTCAAAATCAACATACAGTTTAAAATTCATACTATTCCCAGTTTGTTGAACTGGTATAGAATAAGATGTGTTATTAGCAAGATCTCGGACCTCTCCATTGCCTAAATCTTCAATACAGATTTTGGCATGGTTAATTAAATCTCCTCTACACTTTATATCTAGTTTTACTTGAGATAAAGACTTCGGCATAATATTCAATTCTATCTCTTGTGATTCTAAAGGGCGTTTATCTATAACTAACTGTTTTGCTCCAACCATAGAGTAAACCTGAGGAACCCCTTTTTTATGATATATTAACTTCGTTGCATCTTCCTTTAGTGCATATCTTTGATTACATCCCTTTTGAAAAACAAATAATACATTGTCAGAAGCAGTTCCATCTACAGAAGAGATACGTAGCTCTAACATATTCTCTGGTATTGTACTTCTCTTTTTACGAGGAGTATTATGTTTCAGTGATATATCTGAAGACCAATGAATTGACCCTGCACCAACTTGTTCTACAAAAAAAGCTTCGTTAGGACCAATATCCTCACTTTTGTTGTCATCCACTAAAACGCTCCCATGACTAGAATAGATATTATATCCTGGTTTAGATGCATCAAATCGATACACATACCCCGTGGTAAAATCATTAAGATCAGAAGGTATTTGTGTGTGGTAAGCACAAGGATTACCAATCAATTGCCATTTTGTCTTTTGTAAAGAGGGTACCATATCATATTGTAGTCTAAAATCCATCTTATTTAGAGTACTTGAACTCGATATATGGAGGTCATCTTGGTTCGAAAAAATGATATACCCTTCATTCTCTTTTAAAGAGCACTTGGGATCAACATCTACCCACTCCCCATCACTAAACCTCTTAATATAGACTTCTCCAAAATTTGGTTCAAAAGAACCAATATCTTGACAACTCAATGAGGGGGTGAAGTAGTACCACTGGTTTGATTCTATGACAAGTTCGCGAGAAAAAAAGCACGATGGATCAATTTTATCCAACCCATAAAGCTTCGTCTCTTTATGCAAAGTCAATGAATTACAGTGTAACTTCTCATCTAAAGTAACAGATTTAAATTGGCTAGAGATCTCAAGATTGTGATACTCTTTAATATCGTGCCCCCAGTTTTTAACACTATTAAAATGATTCGGATCGGTTCCATTCCAAACTAAATATGAATTTTCACTGTTCTCAAAACAAAGACCCGCAGTTCCAAGGTGCCCTAAACGACAACGCTTCACGAATGAACCATCCAATATTTTCTTCTCGAATATAAAATATGGATCACTATTACTTACGGTAAATTTTTGGACTGCATCATCCCATTCCATCGGTTTTAAATCACCCATAACTGCATTATTCTTCCACTGGGCTTCCCCGAATCTTAAATAGTCCACAAGATAATTCTCATAATATACCGCAACCAAGCAACTTGACAAACCATAATCGACAGAATGTAAATCTCTTAATAGAGTGTGTTCATTTTCATCTCTGGGAGTAAAATCAATATTGGAACATTCTCTATACAGATTGCCACTTTCATCAAAGAGAAGAACCTTTATTTTATCTCTATCAAGAGAGTATGAGTGGGTATTAAAACACTCAAGCCATAAACCTTTCATACCCCCTGATTGTTTTGCAGGAAAAACAGAAAGAGATATTTCAGGAATAGAACAAAGGTATCCTTCATAGATCTTATTAGACATTTTGTAACCTCTTCTTATAGAAACGACCTCTTCTTCAATTCTTTTATATGGGAGAATAGATACAAACATCTTTCTACTATGAAAAGGTGGTAGAATCTCATAATCTCTAGTAGACGAAGATAGATCGACAGCATAATAGATTCCATTCTTATTTAAAACAGATGGATCAAAAGAGACATCATCCTTTGTACTAACGATCAAATAAACCCCATCGTAATCACTAAAATCCGTTCCCCTATTAGTCCAATGTACCTGGTACGTCCCTCTATTGGTTTTCTTTATCTTATCTACCTCAAATTCCGTTTTAGAAAAAGGAGCAACGACTTCTCTTTCAAATTGAATAATCGTTGGATCAAACGCTTCATCATATTTGAATTCAATCTTATGTTTAAAAAAACCACAGATTTCATGCTTACATTGGAAATATAATGTAGTCTGGACCCCAGCATCCTGTTTTACTACCGTAACCATTTCGCCTATATCAGACCACGAAATATTATCTAAAGAACATCTCATATGGTTATCCAATTTTACACTTATATCCCTTTCTAAATTTGACCCTTCCACCTCTACCTGTAAGACTTCTCCCCAAACTCTAAACTCATCATACTCCTGCTGAGGAGCAATCAACTCAACCCGAAATTCGGGTGTAGCCCTTGAGGTCGTAATTTGTTTAAGGTGAGAATAAGATGTCTTTTTAAAATCATTTTCAAAGACAATATCAACATGATAGATCGTCTTTGGATTTAATCCCTCGACCTCTACATGTAAGTTCTGATGTAAGCTGATTTTCAAACGCTGATCAAAAAAGACATGATGCTCCTCATCTTTTTCATATACAGTCAAATGAAAGAAATCTGTATTCCTATCTTCTGGCATATAATCAACAATCAAAGAGTTAGAAGTAACACTATGTGCAACCGTCTGTTTATCTGATGGCATCGCTGCAACAACGGTCACAAAATATTGACTAGAGGTAGACATACCAGCACCATCATCTTTTGCGACAAGAAAAAACTCATATTTTCCTGGAGCATTAAAAGAACGAGATAACTCCCATTGCCCAAGACTAGAATTAAAAGTCATTTTCATTTTACGGTTATCGTAAGTGAATACAGCTTCGACTTCGGTAACTTTGCCATCCACATCATCAACAGAACAGTACAATTCGAACAGCTCTTTATGTGTAATTTCTTTGGAGTACTCAATTTTTTGAAAATTAGGAGGAGAGTTCTTATTAAAGACAGGAGTCCCACTAGGCTTCGATGGAGGTAAAGGGGGAGTATACTGTGCATAACAGATAGTTCCTGAAAACGGACTACATATCACAAAAAGAGATAAAAACATCTTTAATAATCGAACTCTGCATTTCATTTTTTTATAAATTGCGACTCCTTTTTTAGATTAAAAAGGATCTGATTAAAATATCAACCATTATATTATGTCAATTAACTTCCAAAAATCTCCTATGTACCGATATCTTATTGTACTGTCTTTTACAGTAGCAATAGGATTTCAAGCATGGCGTACGCTCTTTAACAATTTTGCGGTCGATCAAGTTCATTTAAATAGTATCCAAGTTGGAGCAATCCAATCAATAAGAGAAATTCCTGGCTTTCTATCCCTTCTGGTAGTATATCTTCTTTTAATAATCAAAGAACACCGATTGGCATCCCTTTCTGTCTTATTAATGGGGGTAGGAGTTGTATTTACAGGAATCTTCGACTCGTTTATTGGAGTGATTGCCACTACCCTATTGATGTCTACAGGATTTCACTATTACGAAACAACCAATCAGTCTCTTACCCTTCAATATTTTCCTCCTAATGAAGCGGCATTGGTAATTGGGAAGACCAAAAGTTATGCTGCACTAGCCAACATTATTGCAGGAGCGATGATATGGATATTTTCCACAATCCCATTCATGACTTTCGAATACAACTATATGGTATTTGGTGGTTTTGTCATCCTCGTTTCGATCTGGGCTTTTACATTTGACCCAACCCAAAAACTAAAACACAAACAACACAAGAAGATCATCTTTAAAAGAAAATATTGGTTATTCTATGTTCTGAATTTCTTAAGTGGTTCAAGACGTCAGATATTTGTCGTTTTTTCTGTGTTTATGCTTGTTCAGATGTACCACTTCTCAATTAAGTGGGTTACACTACTTTTCATTATAAACAATATCATTGGATACTTTGCGAATCCGGCCATTGCTCGTTTAATCAATAAATATGGAGAGAAGCGAATGCTTCAGATTGAATATATTGCATTGATCTTAATCTTCTCTGGATATGCCATCTTTGAAAACGGATATATTATTGCAGCACTATATGTACTCGATCACCTTTTCTTTCCGTTCTCTATGGGTATTAAAACATGGTTCCAAAAAATAGCCGATCCCAAAGATATTGGTTCTTCTATGGCAGTAGGCTTTACAATCAACCATATCTCGGCCGTTATAATCCCATTTATTGGCGGAATCTTATTTAGTATCAGTTGGCGTATCCCATTTGCTTTTGGAATATTAATCGCAATTACTTCACTCTATTTTACGAAGTATATTAAAGAGGATTCTCTCAAACTAAAGTAACCATGCCATTCTTATAAACCAAGTAGATATGACACTCTAAAAAATAGACATTATGAAAAAGAAAAGCCTTTAAAAGGTAGGTCGACACCAAATGATTGGATCTACATTATTTTTGAGGCTTTTCTTTTATTTCTGAACCACTCTGTAATAGTTTCATACATAGCGTTTGGATCTAAACACACCCATCGTTTCTCCTCGTAATCGATGAACCATATAACGACAAAAACCATCATTTTAAAGACTATAAAGCATCTAAAAACAAACTTCATTGTATGAAAAGTGCCTCCAAAGAACCTAAGATAGACCGTTATTTAGATACTCTATAGAGACCCTTCAGTTACCCTTTGGTTACTATTTGAGTAACCAAAGGGTAACTGAAGGGTAACCAAAGGGTAAAGGAACTACCTTTCAAACATTGTTTAAAAGGGCAGTCTACTAGTCAAGATATAGTTCTAAAACATGTTTGGAATAGGATATCTTTCATAGAGAATCCCAACGGACAAACTCTATTCGAGTACCTAATTATATATATTTTCGAAGCAATAAGAAGACAAAAGAAGCATGGGAGTAATGGATCAAATGATAGGATTTTTATCATTAAGAGGACATTTGGTTCACAAATATCCTCTTATACTTATTGAAAGCAGTTTGTTTTGAGAAATATATTCTCTTTAAACTTCTAATAGAAGACTAGAGAATTTGCTCTGGCTCAATAGATCTTCGATTAAATAACTTGGCTGTTTTAGCACAAAATGATGACAGAGATCGTACGTCCCCACAGTAGGTCAAAATCAAACGCTTTTTTGCTCTAGTAATTCCTACATAGAGAAGTCGTGCGGCCTCTTTCTCCCCCTCATTATTTACTTCATAGAAGGTGGGATATTTTTGACTTGAGACATTGGGAATGATCACATTATCAAACTCTAAACCCTTTGCCTTATGAATCGTAGATATCAGAACATCTTCCTTTCCAAAATATAGATCTACCTCTTTACAGCTTCGATAAAATGGAATTAAATCATAGAGAGCCTCCTTGAGGTTTTTATACGATTTGTCTTTGGTTATATATGCTATATGGTTAAACCATTTCTCAAGATCAATATCTGAATCGATATACATTCCATCTCCGATTACCCCTTCAATATATTCCAATATATCCATCTCTCTCTCCATCCATATCTTACTTGCCTGATAGATATTCATCACCTCTTCTGTTATCTTTTGGACGATACGGATGTTCTCACTTTGGGCGAACCATTGATCTAAGTTTTGAGACAGAATCTCTACCCTTGGCTCTGTATGACGAATAAAGCTACAAGTAGCATGAACATCGTCCAAAGCATCATGACTATTAACCCCTTCTAAATCGAAACGTTCTATCAGATACTCTAGTCGGTAAGATTTCTCTGTAGGGTATATCTTACGAGCCATTGAAAGGGTATCAAAGCAATCATTCTGAAAATGAGGAATGTCGATCGTTCTTCTTTCGATATTGGTATTTAGTGCTTCCATATCGAATGCAATATTGTGTGCGACTAATATATCTCCTTCCTCAACAAATTCACAAAATGCCTCGAAAACGTGCTGAGGACTCTCCCCTTTCTGGTCTAATACTTGTCGGGATATTTGATGAATCTCTTGGGTCGATTCTAGCGACTTATCGGTGTCGATATATCTGTTAAACTCGCCGATGACCTCTCCATTTTTCATTCGGACAGCAGCAAGTTGTATAATATCAGCTTCGGAAGCGTCCTTCCCTGTCGTTTCGGTATCAAAGACCACTAGAGTATCGTTCTTAAGACTGATGTTATATCGAATCACATCGATCACACTTCTATCTTTTCCGATCTCATCAGGACTCATTCCACACTCTTGAAGGTCTTTAATGAATCGTCGAGACTGTTTCAAAGTCATTCCAGAAATAAATCGAGAAATCACCCTACTCCAAGATACATAGTCAATGGGGTCAATTAATATCGACATCAATGCCATGGCATCCTTAATATCTCTGCGAGAGAAAAAGTCTTTTCCTGAAATCATAAAGTAAGGAAGGGCTTTCTCTTTAAAATAACTCTCGATCTCACTAGCTTCATTGTTTGTTCTCACAAGAATTGCTGTTCGACGATCTTCTTGTTGGATTAACCAAGGAATAATTTTATTTACAATAAACTGTTGCTCAAAATTCGCATATTGACTATTGATATGTCTTATACAAGTGGCCATTGCAGGGAGCTCTTCCGTTGTGATAAAAGACTTTTGTGGCAGTACGTGAGCCGATGGGAAATTATGATCTTGATACGTATTAAACACCTTTTGAAGGTAATCAGG
The Prolixibacteraceae bacterium DNA segment above includes these coding regions:
- a CDS encoding LacI family transcriptional regulator; translation: MARHKGHITIHDIAQSLQVSASTVSRALKNDKRISEATRKKVKQFAAENGYRLNVVASNLRKQRTETIGVIVPRIDRHFLATIISSIELHAHNHGYSVVITQSRESSDDEEKAVLTMFNQRVDGLLISTSLETKGEHNFDLFIKNNIPLVFFDRVPDDINLNRVVTNDRASSYKVTSRLLQNGHKKIYFVNGPTSILVFRNRLKGFKEALNDRGLEWNEQMYTECDLTLYSGRKIAEDILNRGDMPDAVYCSNDTTALCFLQVAQERGMSVPEDFSLHGFSDEPFSAVLTPKLSTVKQPGEEMGQIAVERLLELIDKKDLPPKTFVIPSVIKSRESDL
- a CDS encoding SDR family oxidoreductase, with the translated sequence MHILITGATGYIGKRLIPILLKQGHHLICTYRRKEKILEEHNTKSIEWIHYDFLVDTPNKIEGIQCDIAYFLIHAMSSRNKDFGALELQMAHKFIDLASKLSVQKIIYLSGIVNNEQELSPHFKSRYAVEKCLNQGPIPTITLRAGIIVGSGSASFEIIRDLVEKLPVMVTPRWLYTKCQPIAIRDVLYYLTKIIDVSFEKSTYFDIGGPEIFTYKQMLLQYAEARNLNRYILTLPVMTPRLSSYWLYFVTSTSYNLAVNLVKSMKIDVICKKRDIENIVPLKRLSYKEAIERALFHFEEDVVISKWSDSHLQYNIDKTIQAVKKDEVYGGFIQHFVKEIPEKDIEYILHRIWSIGGENGWYYGTRLWKLRAFFDKLVGGVGYRKRNNKTKIQEGEALDFWRVVEASRSLRRLTLLAEMKLPGEAILRLGITKSENRYFFEQNAIFYPHGLLGRMYWWILYPIHIIIFKGMAKKLCKNKKVYE
- a CDS encoding outer membrane beta-barrel protein, producing the protein MIKKFLFFLALGITSFSTYAQSSDWNFGLSMGSSIPIGNYNSSDISQDKSGYAETGFFLDVSAFYEVNSSFSWVGKLRFNSNPIDNRSVYERAVAQSYPPMGLDLEDSETTFNMNDWLSGALLGGAQYRWNIYDTYFDVYAMIGLQIWFLPDYEMSNPNVPGKPGMTYVESSEKDQTVGFASLLGVAYNVPLKNNVMLRINCDWSGSNVQSSYSQNYVPNEITPASPVVQVGEQEYSAFNSSVNVGIGLVYLF
- a CDS encoding prolyl oligopeptidase family serine peptidase, which codes for MNVVIYQESGEKSVCESELIEDRSLDQNGILRGRIEEAKFYIYHPNNPTTDVIFIFPGGGYSKLSMIKEGMDIAVDLCNRGAMSVVVQYPIYYGDYQRMLSQFYALQSKLFYDPLYRGIEQKNLHIIGFSAGGHFASMVAHHVGRAYGFGSLCYSTLGICYSVVSLSDTCRDVGCTKALLGESFDAEQARNISVEYLVGPKTPRSFVMYTEDDRRILPENSKRYITSLKENDIDHMVKVFEVGGHGFGLGYSDSLKWVDGYWQWINIL
- a CDS encoding alpha/beta hydrolase, with product MSRLNIIIAIILTSFVSCDKDKITISNNVSETFFVDNKNASMRVLVEGNTSSKTIILTIHGGPGAFSAAFNTDYISHILEPKYAMAYWDQRNAGASQGGNNISELKFENVVEDLKKVIQVLHYRYGTNTKIFIMSHSYGASIASSFLTKLDNQEMIDGWINIGGCNDNKKLPQFILEHLSKTSKEQIAIGNKVPEWEDIQKFCSNCDVSDPNQKDLLNDQAKKAEKLMGVESDLVKLFMKYAIKDEWPIMGIMANVQSNGNYSPSVSFTDEELARIKTPALFMYGDYDFTCPYLLGEYTISRLSTPETEKEMCIVKNAGHALWEHREVLFCDKVIDFVDKYKSK
- a CDS encoding UpxY family transcription antiterminator, encoding MKKWYAVYVRSRSEKKVGEALTSMGIENYIPLRKEWRQWSDRKKIVEVPVLCGYIFVKADLKERLEVLKCNNIVAFVRHNGKDAEIRSRDIDALKCFLEQTGVSVEQTSERIMLGSTVEVLEGPFVGYIGEMVRHNGKHKVIVRLEALQSNILVEVELEHIIEAQSV